The Bacillota bacterium genome window below encodes:
- a CDS encoding TIGR01777 family oxidoreductase, giving the protein MRVVITGGTGLIGRALCESLAGDGHEVTVLSRRPDAERKRRLPPGCRLLPWPALPAAERTLLPGPRPGESDGWRRALEEAEAVVHLAGESIAGGRWNQARKERIRGSRVASTRALVEALAAAERRPGVLVSASAVGYYGPRGDEEVTEESPPGSDFLARVCVAWEREAEVAEGLGLRVVLLRTGLLLAAQGGALPELVRPFRLWVGGPLGTGRQWVPWIHLADEVGLIRWALEEERLRGPLNATAPEPVRQRELARQLGRVLARPSWLPAPAPLLRLALGEMAEALLLGGQRALPARALALGYRFRFPRLEPALRDLLGPRRGRDGPPGEERYPSGP; this is encoded by the coding sequence GTGCGGGTGGTGATCACGGGCGGCACGGGGCTGATCGGTCGGGCGTTGTGCGAGAGCCTGGCCGGGGACGGCCACGAGGTGACGGTGCTCAGCCGGAGACCGGATGCGGAGCGGAAGCGGCGCCTTCCTCCCGGTTGCCGCCTCCTGCCCTGGCCCGCCCTGCCCGCGGCCGAGCGGACCCTGTTGCCGGGGCCCCGGCCGGGCGAGTCCGACGGGTGGCGGCGCGCCCTGGAGGAGGCGGAGGCGGTCGTCCATCTGGCGGGCGAGTCGATCGCCGGCGGCCGGTGGAACCAGGCCCGGAAGGAGAGGATCCGGGGCAGCCGGGTCGCCTCCACCCGGGCGCTGGTGGAGGCGCTGGCGGCGGCGGAGCGGAGGCCGGGGGTCCTGGTCAGCGCCTCGGCGGTGGGCTACTACGGCCCCCGCGGCGACGAGGAAGTGACCGAGGAGTCGCCCCCCGGCTCCGACTTCCTGGCGCGGGTCTGCGTCGCCTGGGAGCGGGAGGCGGAGGTGGCCGAGGGGCTGGGGCTGCGCGTGGTCCTGCTGCGGACAGGGTTGCTGCTGGCCGCCCAGGGCGGCGCGCTGCCGGAGCTCGTCCGGCCGTTCCGGCTCTGGGTGGGCGGTCCCCTGGGCACGGGGAGGCAGTGGGTGCCCTGGATCCACCTGGCCGACGAGGTCGGCCTGATCCGCTGGGCGCTGGAGGAGGAGCGGCTGCGCGGGCCGCTCAACGCCACCGCACCCGAGCCGGTCCGCCAGCGAGAGCTGGCGCGCCAGCTGGGGCGGGTGCTGGCAAGGCCGTCCTGGCTCCCCGCGCCGGCACCGCTGCTCCGTCTGGCGCTGGGCGAGATGGCGGAGGCGCTCCTCCTGGGCGGGCAGCGCGCGCTGCCCGCGCGGGCGCTGGCGCTGGGCTACCGCTTCCGCTTTCCGCGGCTGGAGCCGGCGCTCCGGGATCTCCTGGGCCCGCGCCGCGGGCGCGACGGCCCGCCGGGCGAGGAGCGGTACCCCTCCGGTCCGTGA
- a CDS encoding methionine synthase, which yields MTTGGQGGSRTGPRKLGVPHRTLRTTGVGSLPKPPALLEARERAQRGEIGADELRRLERKATEEWIRFQESIGIDIPVHGEMERGDMATFFAELLEGFTISGPVRSYGNRYYRKPIVVGPVRRVRPLTVERWREAQALTDRPVKAILTGPYTMCDWSFNEYYPDRRSLALALAEALHEEARALEEAGAQFIQIDEPAISTRPEEIDLAIEALGRVTEGLRAHTISHICYGRWEEVFPAILSLPVAQLDLEMANGGYALLDLLRRYPSHGKEIGLGVIDVHSHRIESVEEVKQGIYRALEVLPADRVYVDPDCGLKTRTEEEARRKLEVMVRAVREVREELGLT from the coding sequence ATGACGACAGGCGGGCAGGGCGGCAGCCGGACCGGCCCCAGGAAGCTGGGCGTCCCCCACCGGACGCTGCGCACCACCGGGGTCGGCAGCCTGCCCAAGCCGCCCGCGCTGCTGGAGGCGCGGGAGCGGGCGCAGCGGGGCGAGATCGGCGCCGACGAGCTCCGGCGGCTGGAGCGGAAGGCCACGGAGGAGTGGATCCGCTTCCAGGAGTCGATCGGCATCGACATCCCCGTACACGGCGAGATGGAGCGGGGCGACATGGCCACCTTCTTCGCCGAGCTCCTGGAGGGTTTCACCATCTCGGGCCCGGTCCGCTCCTACGGGAACCGCTACTACCGGAAGCCGATCGTGGTCGGGCCGGTGCGCCGGGTCCGCCCGCTCACGGTGGAGCGCTGGCGCGAAGCCCAGGCGCTGACCGACCGGCCGGTCAAGGCGATCCTGACCGGTCCCTACACGATGTGCGACTGGTCCTTCAACGAGTACTACCCCGACCGCAGGAGCCTCGCCCTGGCGCTGGCGGAGGCGCTCCACGAGGAGGCGCGGGCGCTGGAGGAAGCCGGGGCGCAGTTCATCCAGATCGACGAGCCGGCCATCTCCACCCGGCCGGAGGAGATCGACCTGGCGATCGAGGCCCTGGGAAGGGTGACCGAGGGGCTCCGGGCCCACACCATCAGCCACATCTGCTACGGCCGCTGGGAGGAGGTCTTCCCGGCCATCCTCTCGCTGCCCGTGGCCCAGCTCGACCTGGAGATGGCCAACGGCGGCTACGCGCTGCTCGACCTGCTGCGCCGCTATCCCTCCCACGGCAAGGAGATCGGGTTGGGCGTGATCGACGTCCACAGCCACCGGATCGAGAGCGTGGAGGAGGTGAAGCAGGGCATCTACCGCGCGTTGGAGGTGCTTCCTGCCGACCGGGTCTACGTCGATCCCGACTGCGGCCTCAAGACGCGTACCGAGGAGGAAGCCAGGCGGAAGCTGGAGGTGATGGTGCGTGCCGTCCGGGAGGTGCGCGAGGAGCTGGGGCTGACGTGA
- a CDS encoding class II fumarate hydratase, producing MSQSYRIERDSMGEMEVPEEAYWGASTQRAVLNFPVSGLRIPRAMIRALGWIKQAAAETNMALGLLDAERGRAIVQAAGEVAEGRWDDQFVVDVFQTGSGTSTNMNANEVIANRASEILGHPVGSRYVHPNDHVNMGQSSNDVIPTAIYVAAAEAIERRLLPALHELADGLWSKSREFDGIVKIGRTHLQDATPIRLGQEFSGYASQIDHAIRRAEAAREALSELALGGTAVGTGINMHPEFAKRVIDRVNELAGMSFREATNHFEAQAAKDGAVEASGEMKTIAVSLMKIANDLRWLGSGPRCGLGEIEIPAVQPGSSIMPGKVNPVIAESVMMAAAQVMGNDLTVTLAGQHGNFELNVMMPVLAYNLLQSIELLAASSRNLNEKLVAGLKANKERCESLVEQSLAMVTVLAPRIGYDRAAEIAHEAYATGKTVRQLCRERNVLPPEELNELLDPMSQTVPGRR from the coding sequence TTGTCGCAGTCGTACCGGATCGAAAGGGACTCCATGGGCGAGATGGAGGTGCCCGAGGAAGCCTACTGGGGCGCCTCCACCCAGCGGGCGGTGCTCAACTTCCCCGTCAGCGGGCTGCGCATCCCCCGCGCCATGATCCGCGCGCTGGGGTGGATCAAGCAGGCGGCGGCGGAGACCAACATGGCGCTGGGCCTCCTGGACGCGGAACGGGGGCGGGCCATCGTCCAGGCGGCCGGCGAGGTGGCGGAGGGCCGCTGGGACGACCAGTTCGTGGTGGACGTCTTCCAGACCGGTTCGGGCACCTCGACCAACATGAACGCCAACGAGGTGATCGCCAACCGGGCCTCCGAGATCCTCGGCCACCCCGTCGGCTCCCGCTACGTGCACCCCAACGACCACGTCAACATGGGCCAGTCCTCCAATGACGTCATCCCCACGGCCATCTACGTGGCCGCCGCGGAGGCGATCGAGAGACGGCTCCTGCCCGCCCTGCACGAGCTGGCCGACGGGCTCTGGTCCAAGTCGCGCGAGTTCGACGGCATCGTCAAGATCGGCCGGACCCACCTCCAGGACGCCACCCCGATCCGCCTGGGGCAGGAGTTCTCGGGTTACGCCAGCCAGATCGACCACGCGATCCGGCGCGCGGAGGCGGCCCGGGAGGCGCTCTCCGAGCTGGCCCTGGGCGGCACCGCGGTGGGCACCGGGATCAACATGCACCCGGAGTTCGCCAAGCGCGTCATCGATCGGGTGAACGAGCTGGCGGGGATGAGCTTCCGGGAGGCGACCAACCACTTCGAGGCGCAGGCGGCCAAGGACGGCGCGGTGGAGGCGAGCGGCGAGATGAAGACCATCGCCGTCAGCCTGATGAAGATCGCCAACGACCTCCGCTGGCTCGGCTCCGGCCCGCGCTGCGGCCTCGGCGAGATCGAGATCCCGGCCGTCCAGCCCGGCTCCTCCATCATGCCGGGCAAGGTCAACCCGGTGATCGCCGAGTCGGTGATGATGGCCGCCGCCCAGGTGATGGGGAACGACCTGACCGTCACGCTGGCCGGCCAGCACGGCAACTTCGAGCTGAACGTGATGATGCCGGTCCTGGCCTACAACCTGCTCCAGTCCATCGAACTCCTGGCGGCCAGCAGCCGGAACCTCAACGAGAAGCTGGTCGCCGGCCTGAAGGCCAACAAGGAGCGCTGCGAGTCGCTGGTGGAGCAGAGCCTGGCCATGGTCACCGTCCTCGCTCCGCGCATCGGCTACGACCGCGCCGCCGAAATCGCCCACGAGGCGTACGCCACGGGCAAGACCGTCCGCCAGCTCTGCCGGGAGCGGAACGTCCTCCCCCCCGAGGAGCTGAACGAGCTCCTCGACCCGATGAGCCAGACGGTCCCCGGGCGCCGCTGA
- a CDS encoding bifunctional homocysteine S-methyltransferase/methylenetetrahydrofolate reductase, with protein sequence MSSPFLKALEQGPLLADGAVGTQLHARGAPLQGSLELLNLRSPELVLDLHLDYLRAGAQLLTTNTFQGHRLALAPHGLEDEVWNLNVAAVKLARQAREMAGREALVGASVGPCQGAMAPLGRLQAEAVESAYREQVRALVAGGADLFLLETFSDPRQLALALRAVRAESDLPAVAFFTFSADGTTLFGAPVERAAEEFLEALDGQPLPELLGVNCGAGPAPSLESLARLERALEELLPAGRRPWWALSPNAGLPQRVEGRVHYPAHPAYFARTVARGLQLGARLVGGCCGTSPEHVAQLRLELERGHPGPGAARSGRQGVLRAGRAQRGPGTAGGGGTPGAPAPEEATAAGEGAGSRLAARLGRRLVLSLELDPPRGAVVERFLAQARAAREAGVDAVNVGDSPMARVRMSSLAAAHLAQREAGVEAILHFTTRDRNLMGLQADLLGAHALGIRNVLALTGDPPALGNYAHATAVYDLDSVGLIRLLRQLNDGEDAAGNRLAQPTRFLIGCALNPAAADLEREVERFRAKVAAGAHFAMTQPVYDPSELEVVLDRLGGPPVPVLAGLMPLASYPHALYLHNEVPGIRIPEALLRRMESAGSEAHRVGLEAVQEVWERIRPWVAGAYVVPSFQRVEDALALTRWLRAQEPAG encoded by the coding sequence GTGAGCAGCCCCTTCCTGAAGGCGCTGGAGCAGGGGCCGCTCCTCGCCGACGGTGCCGTCGGCACGCAGCTCCACGCGCGGGGCGCGCCGCTGCAGGGTTCGCTGGAGCTGCTCAACCTGCGCTCGCCGGAGCTCGTCCTCGACCTCCACCTGGACTATCTCCGGGCCGGCGCGCAGCTGCTGACCACCAACACCTTCCAGGGGCACCGGCTGGCGCTCGCGCCCCACGGGCTGGAGGACGAGGTCTGGAACCTCAACGTGGCCGCGGTCAAGCTGGCCCGCCAGGCGCGGGAGATGGCCGGCCGCGAGGCGCTCGTCGGCGCCTCGGTGGGGCCCTGCCAGGGGGCGATGGCCCCCCTGGGCCGGCTGCAGGCGGAGGCGGTGGAGAGCGCCTACCGCGAGCAGGTGCGGGCGCTGGTGGCCGGCGGGGCCGATCTCTTCCTGCTGGAGACGTTCTCGGACCCGCGCCAGCTGGCGCTGGCGCTGCGCGCGGTGCGCGCGGAGTCGGACCTGCCCGCGGTCGCCTTCTTCACCTTCTCCGCCGACGGGACCACGCTCTTCGGCGCGCCCGTGGAGCGGGCGGCGGAGGAGTTCCTCGAGGCGCTGGACGGCCAGCCGCTGCCGGAGCTGCTGGGCGTCAACTGCGGCGCCGGGCCGGCCCCCAGCCTGGAGAGCCTGGCCCGGCTGGAGCGCGCCCTGGAGGAGCTTCTCCCGGCCGGACGACGGCCGTGGTGGGCGCTCTCGCCCAACGCCGGGCTGCCTCAGCGGGTGGAGGGACGCGTCCACTACCCCGCCCATCCCGCCTACTTCGCCCGGACGGTGGCCCGGGGGCTCCAGCTGGGGGCGCGGCTGGTGGGTGGCTGCTGCGGCACCTCGCCGGAGCACGTGGCCCAGCTCCGGCTCGAGCTGGAGCGCGGGCACCCCGGGCCGGGCGCCGCCCGGAGCGGGAGACAGGGGGTGCTGCGCGCAGGGCGGGCCCAGCGAGGGCCCGGGACCGCCGGGGGCGGGGGCACGCCCGGCGCCCCTGCCCCGGAGGAAGCGACCGCGGCGGGGGAGGGCGCGGGCTCCCGGCTGGCCGCCCGACTCGGCCGGCGGCTGGTGCTCAGCCTGGAGCTCGACCCGCCGCGGGGCGCCGTGGTGGAGCGCTTCCTCGCCCAGGCGCGGGCGGCGCGGGAGGCCGGGGTCGACGCCGTCAACGTGGGCGACAGCCCCATGGCACGGGTGCGGATGTCCTCCCTGGCGGCCGCGCACCTCGCCCAGCGGGAGGCGGGCGTCGAGGCGATCCTCCACTTCACCACCCGGGACCGGAACCTGATGGGGCTCCAGGCGGACCTGCTGGGCGCCCATGCGCTCGGCATCCGGAACGTCCTGGCGCTGACCGGCGATCCCCCCGCCCTGGGCAACTACGCCCACGCCACGGCCGTCTACGACCTGGACTCGGTGGGCCTGATCCGGCTCCTCCGCCAGCTGAACGACGGCGAGGACGCCGCCGGCAACCGGCTGGCCCAGCCGACCCGCTTCCTCATCGGCTGCGCGCTCAACCCCGCCGCCGCCGATCTGGAGCGGGAGGTGGAGCGCTTCCGGGCGAAGGTGGCCGCCGGCGCCCACTTCGCCATGACGCAGCCGGTCTACGACCCCTCCGAGCTGGAGGTGGTCCTGGACCGGCTGGGCGGCCCGCCCGTCCCCGTCCTGGCCGGCCTGATGCCGCTGGCCAGCTACCCGCACGCCCTCTACCTGCACAACGAGGTGCCCGGCATCCGCATCCCCGAGGCGCTCCTCCGGCGCATGGAATCGGCGGGGAGCGAGGCGCACCGGGTCGGACTGGAGGCGGTCCAGGAGGTGTGGGAGCGGATCCGGCCCTGGGTGGCCGGCGCCTACGTGGTCCCCAGCTTCCAGCGGGTGGAGGACGCCCTCGCCCTCACGCGCTGGCTCCGGGCTCAGGAGCCGGCCGGGTGA